From a region of the Atribacterota bacterium genome:
- a CDS encoding TetR/AcrR family transcriptional regulator produces the protein MAVIYSQFHSLESEKQERIINASLKEFARNGYDKASTNEIIKQAGISKGSLFNYFNNKKELYLFLLDYVEKVIKKIYAEVDWNEPDFFTRIRQLGLVKFKIYKKFPHAFNFLKAVSHEDAADVKPAISKLKQDLIASGLEKGYQNIDWSKFREDIDREKMINIINWTMLSFAEQHMNELDSIEDVGREILSESDEYFEILKQCFYKKGEQ, from the coding sequence GTGGCAGTTATTTATTCACAATTTCATAGCCTGGAATCAGAAAAACAAGAACGTATCATTAATGCATCATTAAAGGAGTTTGCCCGAAATGGTTATGACAAGGCATCCACAAACGAAATTATCAAACAAGCGGGAATCTCCAAGGGCTCATTATTCAATTATTTTAATAATAAAAAGGAACTATACTTATTTTTGCTTGATTATGTAGAAAAGGTGATTAAAAAGATCTACGCTGAAGTGGATTGGAATGAACCGGATTTCTTTACCAGAATAAGACAATTGGGATTGGTAAAGTTTAAGATTTATAAAAAGTTTCCACACGCATTTAATTTTCTTAAGGCTGTATCCCATGAGGATGCAGCTGATGTGAAGCCTGCAATTAGCAAACTTAAACAGGACTTGATTGCAAGTGGCCTGGAAAAAGGCTATCAAAATATTGATTGGAGCAAATTCCGGGAAGATATTGACCGTGAAAAAATGATTAATATAATTAACTGGACCATGTTGAGCTTTGCCGAGCAACATATGAATGAACTTGATTCCATTGAAGATGTTGGAAGGGAAATCCTCAGTGAATCAGATGAATATTTTGAGATTCTGAAACAGTGTTTCTATAAAAAGGGGGAACAATAG